One Peromyscus leucopus breed LL Stock chromosome 6, UCI_PerLeu_2.1, whole genome shotgun sequence genomic region harbors:
- the Ccna2 gene encoding cyclin-A2 translates to MPGSSRQSGREAGSALLSLQQEDQENVNPEKGAPAPQPRAQAALKAGNARGNAPQQRLKTRRVAPLKDLPINDEHVAVGPSWKANSKQPAFTIHVDEPEETQKRPAEHKETQCEDVLAFNAAVSLPGARKPLVPLDYPMDGSFESPHAMDMSIVLEDEKPVSVNEVPDYHEDIHTYLREMEVKCKPKVGYMKKQPDITNSMRAILVDWLVEVGEEYKLQNETLHLAVNYIDRFLSSMSVLRGKLQLVGTAAMLLASKFEEIYPPEVAEFVYITDDTYSKKQVLRMEHLVLKVLAFDLAAPTINQFLTQYFLHQQPANCKVESLAMFLGELSLIDADPYLKYLPSLIAGAAFHLALYTVTGQSWPESLVQKTGYTLESLKPCLMDLHQTYLRAPQHAQQSIREKYKHSKYHGVSLLNPPETLNV, encoded by the exons ATGCCGGGCAGCTCGAGACAGTCGGGTCGCGAGGCGGGCTCGGCCCTGCTCTCGCTgcagcaggaagaccaggagaaTGTCAACCCCGAGAAGGGGGCGCCAGCCCCGCAGCCGCGGGCGCAGGCGGCGCTGAAGGCCGGGAACGCGCGGGGAAACGCGCCGCAGCAGAGACTCAAGACTCGGCGG GTCGCACCTCTTAAGGACCTTCCTATAAATGATGAACATGTTGCTGTTGGTCCTTCTTGGAAAGCAAACAGTAAACAGCCTGCCTTTACTATTCATGTGGATGAACCAGAAGAGACCCAGAAGAGGCCAGCTGAGCATAAAGAAACACAGTGTGAAGATGTCCTGGCTTTCAATGCAGCGGTCTCTTTACCCGGAGCAAGAAAGCCACTGGTACCTCTTGATTATCCAATGGATGGCAGTTTTG AATCACCACATGCTATGGATATGTCTATTGTCTTAGAAGACGAAAAGCCGGTGAGTGTTAATGAAGTACCCGACTATCATGAAGATATTCACACATACCTTAGGGAAATGGAG GTTAAATGTAAACCTAAAGTGGGTTATATGAAGAAGCAGCCAGACATCACTAACAGTATGCGGGCCATCCTTGTGGACTGGCTAGTTGAAGTGGGAGAAGAATATAAattacagaatgagaccttgcATTTGGCCGTGAACTACATTGATCGGTTCCTCTCTTCCATGTCTGTGCTGAGAGGGAAGCTTCAGCTTGTGGGCACGGCTGCTATGCTGCTAGCTTC aaAGTTTGAAGAAATATACCCCCCAGAAGTAGCAGAGTTTGTGTATATAACAGACGATACCTATTCCAAGAAGCAGGTTCTGAGAATGGAGCACCTAGTATTGAAAGTCCTTGCTTTTGACTTAGCTGCACCAACAATAAATCAGTTTCTTACCCAATACTTCCTGCACCAGCAGCCTGCAAACTGCAAAGTTGAAAGCTTAGCAATG TTTTTGGGAGAATTAAGTTTGATAGATGCTGACCCATACCTAAAGTATTTGCCATCACTTATTGCTGGAGCTGCCTTTCACTTAGCACTCTATACAGTCACAGGACAAAGCTGG CCTGAGTCATTGGTACAAAAGACTGGATATACCCTGGAAAGTCTTAAGCCTTGTCTCATGGACCTTCACCAGACCTACCTCAGAGCACCACAGCATGCCCAACAGTCAATAAGGGAAAAGTACAAACATTCCAA